One region of Theileria equi strain WA chromosome 4 map unlocalized gcontig_1105316255039, whole genome shotgun sequence genomic DNA includes:
- a CDS encoding conserved hypothetical protein (encoded by transcript BEWA_053750A): protein MTHGNEGSNLDFNLPFEPYKHQLLFMKDAYECFDKSRFGLFESPTGSGKTIAILAAMIAWLNKNRVRGLMRKLDPNESQNADPSIPDWVRESAMAQKEKDAEDIINEDARELEELRSRIENKFDFSSGSIKFKGAFKRQRHELEFEDEQDINIAHPRLQVIICSRTFSQLNQYVSEFRRLNSKYKLGIIAGRFQVCINEKVRRCSTAEELNEECRRTSCAYRKDVKELRESILAYPLDIEEVVQIGKDMYACPYYAGVKNVAHMDIILVPYVSILNDSVRESLGIDLKGNIIVFDEGHNLSDAIEEAQSVRISLKELQDLNMECKGYLKKFASTIQKDETEVLRLMIEMLNTLEGHANKQKTVDNTHNNNDEFASSKEPDSLIVNSSLSKHEKTSENFSNPRQGLGGNFNGRGNVRSDSNLENLNTTCMTISSFIIEFGLQDIKFHTILDFLASSDFTRRFRGYVERLKHAVEKNLDISNKKDNMKTVSTLAIYTLRAFIQALLSSNSNDRVIITRTGCSIEIEIFSLFAGKFLSSYSHTFTDENFHKTASLVSEAHSVLVMSGTLSPIEEFLRLVPPNMSALIHTSPPVFPLNRFFASIIDRDNDGNELKFDYTSRTRDMELTYLCKLLDLISSIVPNGIVCFFSSYKFLKQFRSFLENSRFRISIMSRKRLFFEEQGHGSVFDEYSKTALERGAILFGVFGGRQSEGVNFSDGLARLVLLVGLPYPPDSIKLALKRQDTGNHSGPPHLDRTLLCYKNVNQCIGRAMRHRMDFAAVLLLDSRYRGKDAKYLSGYVQESLRQRAVGDLESALESFYRTFHDD, encoded by the exons ATGACACACGGTAATGAAGGAAGCAACTTGGACTTTAACCTCCCGTTTGAACCTTACAAA CACCAACTACTCTTTATGAAAGACGCCTACGAATGCTTTGATAAGTCTCGTTTCGGGCTCTTTGAGTCTCCAACTGGGTCTGGAAAAACAATCGCAATCTTGGCTGCAATGATCGCATGGTTAAACAAGAATAGAGTAAGGGGTCTAATGAGAAAGCTGGACCCAAATGAATCGCAAAACGCAGATCCTAGTATACCAGATTGGGTCAGGGAGAGTGCCATGGCAcaaaaagaaaaggatgCTGAGGATATTATCAATGAAGATGCAAGAGAATTGGAAGAACTCCGGTCCAGGATCGAAAACAAATTTGACTTTTCGAGTGGTAGTATAAAATTTAAGGGAGCTTTTAAAAGACAAAGGCATGAACTAGAATTTGAAGACGAACAG GATATAAATATCGCCCATCCTCGTCTTCAAGTTATCATCTGCAGCAGAACATTTTCTCAACTAAATCAATATGTCTCGGAGTTTCGTCGTCTAAATTCAAAGTATAAGCTTGGGATTATAGCTGGGCGTTTCCAGGTCTGCATAAATGAAAAGGTACGCAGATGTAGCACTGCTGAGGAATTAAATGAAGAGTGTAGACGTACCTCGTGTGCGTACAGGAAGGATGTCAAAGAACTTCGTGAATCAATACTTGCGTATCCACTTGATATTGAAGAAGTGGTACAAATTGGGAAGGATATGTATGCATGCCCCTACTATGCAGGGGTAAAAAATGTAGCCcatatggatataataCTTGTTCCGTATGTTTCTATATTGAACGATTCTGTGCGAGAAAGTCTTGGAATAGATTTAAAAGGGAACATTATAGTTTTTGACGAGGGACACAATCTTTCTGATGCTATTGAAGAGGCGCAGTCTGTTAGAATATCCCTTAAGGAGCTCCAGGATCTTAATATGGAATGCAAGGGATATCTTAAAAAGTTTGCATCTACAATCCAAAAGGACGAGACTGAGGTTCTGAGATTGATGATAGAGATGTTGAATACCCTGGAAGGTCACGCAAATAAACAAAAGACTGTAGATAATACACATAACAATAATGATGAATTTGCTTCATCAAAGGAACCTGACAGTTTAATAGTGAATAGTTCTCTGTCAAAACATGAAAAAACCTCTGAAAATTTCTCAAATCCTAGACAGGGATTGGGTGGCAATTTTAACGGAAGAGGAAATGTACGTTCAGATTCCAATTTAGAAAACTTGAATACAACTTGCATGACTATTTCCTCATTTATTATAGAATTCGGTCTTCAAGATATAAAGTTTCATACTATTTTGGATTTCTTGGCATCCAGTGATTTCACAAGGAGATTCAGGGGATATGTCGAACGGCTAAAGCATGCTGTTGAAAAGAATTTAGATATTTCTAACAAGAAGGATAACATGAAAACAGTATCCACATTGGCAATATACACTTTGAGAGCATTTATACAAGCTCTGCTTTCATCAAACTCGAACGACCGTGTCATAATTACAAGAACAGGTTGTAGCATTGAAATTGaaatattctcattattTGCCGGTAAATTTTTATCCTCATACTCTCATACATTTACAGATGAAAACTTCCACAAGACAG CATCTCTAGTCTCCGAAGCGCACTCTGTTCTGGTAATGAGCGGTACACTATCACCTATAGAGGAGTTTTTACGTTTAGTTCCACCAAACATGAGTGCTTTAATACATACTAGCCCTCCAGTGTTTCCATTAAATCGTTTCTTTGCGTCAATTATAGACAGGG ATAATGATGGAAACGAACTCAAATTCGACTACACCTCTAGAACCAGAGATATGGAGCTAACTTACCTGTGCAAACTCTTGGATTTGATTTCATCCATAGTTCCGAATGGAATCGTCTGTTTCTTTTCTAGCTATAAATTCCTGAAGCAATTTCGctcatttttggaaaattcAAGATTCAGAATATCTATAATGAGCAGAAAAAGACTATTCTTTGAAGAGCAAG GTCATGGATCAGTGTTTGACGAGTACAGTAAGACTGCCCTAGAAAGAGGTGCAATTTTATTTGGAGTATTCGGAGGCAGACAAAGTGAAGGAGTAAATTTCTCAGACGGACTCGCACGTCTGGTTCTTCTTGTTGGACTCCCATATCCTCCGGATTCTATTAAGTTGGCACTGAAGAGACAAGACACAGGGAATCATTCTG GTCCACCCCATCTCGATCGTACTTTGTTATGTTACAAGAATGTGAACCAGTGCATAGGTAGAGCGATGAGACACAGAATGGACTTTGCTGCTGTACTCCTCCTCGACTCTCGTTACCGCGGCAAGGACGCCAAGTACCTCTCTGGTTATGTCCAGGAGTCTCTTAGACAGAGGGCGGTTGGAGATTTGGAAAGTGCTCTTGAGAGTTTTTACAGAACCTTCCATGATGATTGA
- a CDS encoding hypothetical protein (encoded by transcript BEWA_053760A) — MIKDSAWTLGLFIVIYSPCVEPTYGIGTNGSTKQGGDVYFKIYSQSSKDLGNWPTKHYTNKRAFWYWTWSTAKVSFSNVGTAFTRDVRGAIQTKKEHLFIVYDDAPPEGDPFFDLPFIKKEPSKDKHSLKGAYIFH, encoded by the coding sequence ATGATAAAGGATAGTGCCTGGACTCTTGGATTATTCATAGTTATTTATAGTCCTTGCGTTGAACCCACATACGGAATAGGAACTAATGGATCCACCAAACAAGGTGGCgatgtttattttaaaatatactctCAATCTTCCAAGGACCTGGGCAACTGGCCTACTAAGCATTACACCAATAAAAGAGCGTTCTGGTACTGGACTTGGAGTACAGCAAAGGTATCATTTAGCAACGTAGGAACTGCCTTTACCAGAGATGTAAGGGGAGCTATTCAAACTAAAAAGGAGCATTTGTTCATAGTCTACGATGACGCTCCTCCTGAGGGTGATCCCTTCTTTGACCTTCCATTTATCAAGAAGGAACCCTCTAAAGATAAACACAGCTtaaagggagcatacatTTTTCACTAG
- a CDS encoding hypothetical protein (encoded by transcript BEWA_053770A), with protein sequence MRILAAFYTLLIFKGAFCGKNLRLLDSYNGSTQPNSHVLDLAKPDENFVEVSCTDDPTGVSQKGYNVKDDHVVSSVVEDGQEIWKAAEGSEESCTLALVGSKEQDALLTLHVRNGTSFTFFYFEKVGGAWKDVHEDEFQAKYDEMSNKVNQHAENAQAEDGPKNGRHLRESQAFQSENDVETAHNGEQDGQNGKYEPRDDVVDLAHPTISSVTVDSKGVKQTKYSLGEHLGISSVVYGSQHLWHVGPDDKRCTALESFERDGTFLLVVGVYDNGITVTVPFEKVGEKFKKLSEQVFNSKFHSLMEEKPIPSSHSGPHTIDISASALFPCHSFKFHFDDIPVTVLMPWVENLHITKLVDGEDTVAEATLGGNFAWIAIHTNEERKPDMVMVPGGSAKYTLYKKNGDEWTECQGLGAMNKYRAPVEKKREFILDVSATTEDENFQVFGGELQAFLLRAYFPRAGSYATEVVHGTSKIWKATGDERCLYSEISSAESSCLLILSTDGDKKFSFRHFENTALGWMSTLENDFVLDRE encoded by the coding sequence atgagaatcttggcGGCGTTTTACACACTCTTGATCTTCAAGGGGGCCTTCTGCGGGAAGAACCTCAGACTTTTGGACTCTTATAATGGGTCAACCCAACCGAATTCTCACGTTCTCGATCTCGCAAAGCCGGACGAGAACTTTGTGGAGGTATCTTGTACCGATGACCCTACGGGAGTCTCCCAAAAGGGATACAATGTGAAGGATGACCATGTAGTATCCTCAGTGGTAGAGGACGGTCAGGAGATCTGGAAGGCAGCCGAAGGATCCGAGGAATCCTGCACACTCGCACTTGTTGGCTCAAAGGAACAAGACGCCCTGTTGACCCTTCACGTTAGAAATGGAACTTCATTCACCTTCTtttactttgaaaaggttggTGGAGCATGGAAGGATGTCCATGAAGATGAGTTTCAGGCAAAGTATGATGAGATGAGTAACAAAGTTAACCAGCATGCAGAGAATGCTCAGGCTGAGGATGGGCCAAAAAATGGTAGACATCTAAGGGAGTCTCAGGCATTCCAGTCTGAAAATGATGTAGAAACTGCCCATAATGGTGAACAGGATGGTCAGAATGGAAAATATGAACCGAGGGACGATGTCGTAGATCTCGCTCATCCTACAATTTCCAGTGTGACTGTGGACAGCAAGGGAGTAAAGCAGACAAAGTATTCCCTCGGTGAGCaccttggcatatcctCAGTAGTTTATGGCAGTCAACACCTATGGCATGTCGGTCCGGATGATAAGAGGTGCACAGCTTTGGAGTCTTTTGAAAGGGACGGCACCTTCCTCTTGGTTGTTGGTGTTTACGACAATGGCATAACCGTTACTGTGCCATTTGAAAAGGTGGGAGAAAAGTTCAAGAAATTGTCTGAGCAAGTCTTTAATAGCAAGTTCCATAGCTTGATGGAGGAAAAGCCAATTCCTTCCAGTCACTCGGGTCCACACACCATTGACATTTCAGCCTCGGCCTTGTTCCCATGTCACTCATTCAAATTCCACTTTGACGATATTCCAGTCACAGTGCTAATGCCATGGGTGGAGAACTTACACATTACAAAGCTCGTGGATGGAGAGGATACAGTTGCTGAAGCCACTCTTGGGGGAAACTTTGCATGGATTGCCATTCACACAAATGAAGAGAGAAAGCCTGATATGGTCATGGTTCCAGGTGGTTCGGCAAAGTATACGCTATATAAGAAGAACGGCGACGAATGGACAGAGTGCCAGGGACTCGGTGCAATGAACAAGTACAGGGCTCCCGTAGAGAAGAAGAGAGAGTTTATTCTTGATGTTTCTGCTACAACCGAGGACGAAAACTTCCAAGTATTTGGAGGAGAGTTGCAGGCATTCTTACTTCGTGCCTATTTCCCAAGAGCCGGTTCCTACGCCACTGAGGTCGTCCATGGCACATCTAAAATCTGGAAGGCTACTGGAGATGAGAGATGTCTTTACTCTGAGATTTCTTCCGCAGAAAGTTCCTGCCTACTCATCCTATCTACAGACGGAGACAAAAAGTTTTCCTTTAGGCATTTTGAGAATACCGCTCTCGGATGGATGAGTACCCTCGAAAATGATTTTGTTTTGGATAGGGAGTAA